A single region of the Oscillatoria salina IIICB1 genome encodes:
- a CDS encoding low molecular weight protein-tyrosine-phosphatase, with protein sequence MPYKLLFVCLGNICRSPSAENIMNHLIKQADLSDSIVCDSAGTSSYHLGSPPDSRMRAAAKKRGIELRGRARQFDVSDFAEFDLILAMDRENYADILELDRLGKYQDKVRLMCDFASEHSDWRGSASAASGDRDVPDPYYGGSQGFDRVIDLLLDACQGLLDYVVQEQIESK encoded by the coding sequence ATGCCTTACAAATTACTTTTTGTTTGCTTAGGTAACATTTGTCGCTCGCCATCAGCAGAGAATATTATGAATCACCTGATAAAGCAAGCTGATTTGAGCGATAGTATTGTTTGTGATTCTGCTGGAACCTCTAGTTATCACCTGGGTTCTCCTCCGGATTCACGCATGAGGGCTGCGGCTAAAAAGCGGGGAATTGAACTTCGAGGTCGCGCTAGACAGTTTGATGTGTCTGATTTTGCTGAGTTTGATTTAATTTTGGCGATGGATCGAGAAAACTATGCGGATATTCTCGAGTTGGATCGCTTAGGAAAATATCAAGATAAGGTACGACTGATGTGTGATTTTGCTTCTGAGCATAGCGATTGGCGCGGTAGCGCCAGCGCCGCAAGCGGCGATCGCGATGTTCCCGATCCCTATTATGGCGGTTCTCAAGGTTTCGATCGCGTAATTGATTTACTTTTGGATGCTTGTCAAGGTCTTTTGGATTATGTCGTTCAAGAGCAAATTGAGAGCAAATAA
- a CDS encoding Hsp70 family protein, producing MGNVVGIDLGTTNSVAAFKFAEVEVVTADDNTPPERKLTRSVVGATSLGLGGDDCGQQVVGQEAYNQLKHDPENAIVSIKRLMGRGFSDPVVQEHHSRYLYKVTKSTQGTDNSISVWLGGKEYQPEDISAAIIKKVVENAQNFQIQRGQKSTITQAVITIPAYFNDKQRHATQTAATRAGLALPELLPEPTAAAISYGFKPDADDVKTILVFDFGGGTFDSSIITTSGNQFIESGKAGDLWLGGDDLDNRIIDFVKEQVAIEEGLENIDRAIAKMPYYQRVRFEGDLKLAVEQAKIQLSSAPVAHILPSTPLLDEFGATVYVDVELRREEFEQMISPLLDRAIAICQDAIKYSEYPEEMVDVFLLVGGSSQIPLVQRKMRETFGAHKVVVHPRPLYAVAEGAAIVAAGLTEKVETVSRDYCIELVDEPRYKLIERGAILPVKQLRTFRTEANGQRLIHFKFFSPDRVKEVLDLVAHDELIGEMWLPLDRYYPQGTEVLVTLELDEKMGYLQATATLKNDPSIRVSCLFSRGGLDEKICKQVEEIIQNLNQAGNLTDKGVAEANRLASEVIVAANQILGLDGKVQPEQLKLAEEKLRKLQAFASEDYDLAEFFASEFEFINSRCDFLLPHAQKTRLQNSAQQLRDAIATDNLVAMQKLSANAKTETDNLPEQVRTILFCKDAIARVQITDPNQARVMAGKLEEILAYLEQDNSYESEKLLRELLPTLRPYLAQELPTVNISTGLTR from the coding sequence ATGGGAAATGTAGTCGGAATTGACCTCGGAACCACAAATTCGGTGGCGGCGTTTAAGTTTGCTGAAGTTGAGGTGGTGACTGCTGATGATAATACGCCGCCGGAGCGGAAGTTAACTCGTTCGGTGGTGGGAGCTACTAGCCTTGGTCTTGGGGGAGATGATTGTGGTCAACAAGTAGTTGGTCAAGAAGCTTATAACCAGCTAAAACACGATCCGGAAAATGCGATCGTTTCGATTAAACGTTTGATGGGGAGGGGTTTTAGCGATCCGGTGGTGCAAGAACACCATTCTCGTTATTTGTACAAGGTGACGAAATCGACTCAGGGAACAGACAATAGTATTTCGGTGTGGCTGGGAGGTAAGGAGTATCAACCGGAAGATATTTCGGCGGCAATTATTAAGAAGGTTGTGGAAAATGCCCAAAATTTCCAAATCCAAAGAGGGCAAAAAAGTACGATTACTCAAGCGGTAATTACGATTCCGGCTTATTTTAACGATAAACAAAGACACGCTACCCAAACCGCCGCAACGAGGGCAGGATTGGCGCTACCAGAACTTTTACCCGAACCCACTGCGGCGGCGATTTCTTATGGGTTTAAGCCGGATGCTGATGATGTGAAAACGATTCTGGTGTTTGATTTTGGTGGGGGCACTTTTGATTCTTCGATTATTACTACCAGTGGAAATCAATTTATTGAGTCGGGTAAGGCTGGAGATTTGTGGTTGGGTGGCGATGACTTGGATAATCGCATTATCGATTTTGTTAAAGAGCAGGTGGCGATTGAGGAAGGGTTAGAGAATATCGATCGCGCGATCGCGAAAATGCCTTATTATCAACGGGTTCGTTTTGAGGGGGATTTGAAGTTGGCTGTGGAACAAGCCAAAATTCAACTCAGTAGTGCTCCTGTGGCTCATATTTTGCCTTCTACGCCGTTGTTAGATGAGTTTGGGGCGACGGTTTATGTGGATGTGGAGTTGAGACGAGAAGAGTTTGAGCAGATGATTTCGCCTTTGCTGGATCGCGCGATCGCTATTTGTCAGGATGCGATTAAGTATTCGGAATATCCAGAGGAAATGGTGGATGTTTTCTTGTTGGTGGGGGGTTCGTCCCAAATTCCTCTGGTACAACGGAAAATGCGCGAAACTTTTGGCGCTCATAAGGTGGTTGTTCATCCGCGTCCCCTGTATGCTGTGGCTGAAGGGGCGGCAATTGTGGCGGCGGGATTGACGGAAAAAGTGGAAACGGTTTCTCGCGATTATTGTATTGAGTTAGTAGATGAACCAAGATACAAATTAATTGAACGGGGAGCGATTCTTCCGGTTAAACAATTGCGTACTTTTAGAACTGAAGCGAATGGACAAAGGCTAATTCATTTTAAATTTTTTAGTCCCGATCGCGTGAAAGAAGTTCTCGATCTTGTTGCTCATGATGAGCTAATTGGCGAAATGTGGCTGCCTTTGGACCGATATTATCCTCAAGGAACAGAGGTGTTGGTTACTCTGGAATTAGATGAAAAAATGGGCTATCTCCAAGCGACGGCGACTTTGAAAAATGACCCTTCAATTCGAGTTAGTTGTTTGTTTTCTAGAGGGGGTTTGGATGAGAAAATTTGTAAGCAAGTTGAAGAAATTATTCAAAATTTAAATCAAGCTGGTAACTTGACTGATAAAGGGGTTGCCGAAGCTAACAGACTGGCGAGTGAAGTAATTGTCGCAGCTAATCAAATTCTCGGTCTTGATGGTAAAGTACAGCCAGAGCAACTTAAGCTTGCTGAAGAGAAGCTAAGAAAATTACAAGCTTTTGCTTCTGAAGATTACGATTTAGCCGAGTTTTTTGCCAGCGAATTTGAATTTATTAACTCTCGCTGTGACTTTTTGCTTCCTCACGCACAAAAGACGAGGTTGCAAAATTCAGCACAACAATTGCGTGACGCGATCGCTACTGATAATCTCGTGGCAATGCAAAAACTGTCCGCAAATGCCAAAACTGAGACCGATAATCTTCCCGAACAAGTCAGAACTATTTTATTCTGTAAAGATGCGATCGCGCGCGTGCAAATTACCGATCCTAATCAAGCTAGAGTTATGGCTGGTAAGCTAGAAGAAATTTTAGCTTACTTGGAACAAGATAATAGTTATGAATCTGAAAAACTCTTACGCGAGCTACTACCTACTCTCCGCCCTTATTTGGCTCAGGAGTTGCCTACTGTTAATATTTCTACAGGGTTGACTCGCTGA
- a CDS encoding tetratricopeptide repeat protein, which translates to MKVIVDGWHKLNKIVRNNSLFLLFCQGAESKKMSLEMAELARNKQLREAVRVGSEIISLVSPPNSFFRRQFYLWTMGTSLQSLSKQLAEWQQKIEEIDRLAAYADSLEKQASNNPLAIQLLTSALKFYQHCAYQINDSLYLEAIARLQEEIYRRQQFQLLITQGKEEAKQGFFKQALSNFLQAKTLFATKKLDLAIATCSAKIQPEENFEAVLTTARKIAMAGKFAQAIALLEPALAKFPRTDGKILYAQLRKTVKAKKYFRAAILAEKAGNLERAEANYQEAINILPEYQEAYLRLAIVAVKMNNWEQVIDYLQGINGERAAYIRGFAFVQLNNLQQADLEWQTIDRSQVKQERKALKILARRKRLQAMKEIQEFVQERKLEQAKSASLSFMQQFGTCAIVQRNLDEHIRPAFETDLWQNLAWQELVELAENNWLKQQDIISLHNLMIAAYYYSQINPKYLAKLIPIWCSNLANLYINPLLDDIPWLGAAKVDRDSLYSNLLQLLETAIDEVKDRDLETYYQLRDRYRLELASLEIMGKPPQFGLKLDELFLTPSFYQNYREKLKNISFIPAREIQIQQALHSSWGLAVAACLAGDTLRAIQIKPVNNDRAEIDLFQENLTSVLTQTNNFSELDIHSTNLFAESLVAYYEGCYHLSNQHWRLAVTPLQQAEVEIKASPQWYAEIEKLCQNQRQIISHFYEHLDFAQFWCNLTGSETARSYLAQLRVEQIKQKLTNQIITPTQALNELAGLAKLVPDHPTITDAIAKVEFAREAEQLHQLMKVNKFEEAVKLAARSHYEQIPYIVAEICISILVNGSQNNHLSEEAVQQLANWAYQLCPHEPAFQQVYRQFGLYC; encoded by the coding sequence ATGAAAGTTATTGTTGATGGGTGGCATAAATTGAATAAAATTGTTCGGAATAACAGCTTATTTTTGTTATTTTGTCAAGGGGCTGAATCAAAAAAAATGTCCTTGGAAATGGCAGAATTAGCAAGAAATAAACAGTTGCGCGAAGCGGTGCGAGTTGGTTCAGAAATTATTAGTTTGGTGTCTCCACCCAATTCTTTTTTCCGGCGACAATTTTATCTTTGGACGATGGGAACGTCGCTTCAATCTCTGAGTAAACAGTTAGCTGAATGGCAGCAAAAAATTGAAGAAATCGATCGTTTGGCGGCTTATGCTGATTCTCTGGAAAAACAAGCTAGTAATAATCCTTTAGCTATTCAACTATTAACAAGTGCGTTGAAATTTTATCAACATTGTGCTTATCAAATTAATGATTCTCTTTATTTAGAAGCTATTGCTCGTTTGCAAGAAGAAATTTATCGCCGACAGCAATTTCAATTGTTAATTACTCAAGGAAAAGAAGAGGCAAAACAAGGCTTTTTCAAACAAGCTTTAAGCAATTTTTTACAGGCAAAAACTTTATTTGCAACGAAAAAATTGGATTTAGCGATCGCGACTTGCTCCGCGAAAATTCAGCCAGAGGAAAATTTTGAGGCGGTACTCACCACAGCGCGTAAAATAGCAATGGCAGGTAAATTCGCTCAGGCGATCGCCTTACTCGAACCTGCTTTGGCGAAATTTCCTCGCACTGATGGCAAAATTCTCTATGCACAACTTAGGAAAACTGTCAAGGCGAAAAAGTATTTTCGTGCGGCAATATTAGCCGAAAAAGCAGGTAATTTAGAACGAGCCGAAGCCAATTATCAAGAAGCAATCAATATTTTACCAGAATATCAAGAAGCTTATCTGCGTCTTGCGATCGTGGCAGTTAAAATGAACAATTGGGAGCAGGTAATTGACTATTTACAAGGTATTAATGGCGAAAGAGCAGCTTATATTCGTGGCTTTGCTTTTGTGCAATTAAATAATTTACAACAAGCCGATTTAGAATGGCAAACTATCGATCGTAGTCAGGTAAAACAAGAGCGCAAAGCTCTAAAAATATTAGCCAGACGAAAACGCTTGCAAGCAATGAAAGAAATTCAAGAATTTGTCCAGGAAAGAAAATTAGAGCAAGCCAAATCAGCCAGTCTTTCATTTATGCAGCAATTCGGAACTTGTGCGATCGTACAAAGAAATTTAGACGAACATATTCGCCCTGCTTTTGAAACAGATTTATGGCAGAATTTAGCTTGGCAAGAATTAGTTGAATTAGCAGAAAATAACTGGTTAAAGCAACAAGATATTATTTCTCTGCATAACTTAATGATTGCCGCTTATTATTACTCGCAAATTAATCCTAAATATTTAGCAAAATTAATTCCAATTTGGTGTTCTAATTTAGCTAATCTTTATATTAATCCTCTTCTCGATGATATCCCGTGGCTAGGAGCGGCAAAAGTAGATCGAGATAGTTTATACTCGAACTTATTGCAACTACTAGAAACAGCGATTGATGAAGTTAAAGATCGAGACTTAGAAACATATTATCAATTACGCGATCGCTACCGCTTAGAATTAGCTTCCTTAGAAATTATGGGAAAACCGCCTCAATTTGGACTGAAATTAGACGAACTTTTTTTAACTCCCAGTTTTTATCAAAATTATCGAGAAAAACTCAAAAATATCAGCTTCATTCCCGCTAGGGAGATCCAAATCCAACAAGCATTACACTCCTCTTGGGGATTAGCAGTTGCTGCTTGTTTAGCAGGAGATACTCTTCGCGCTATCCAAATTAAACCAGTTAATAACGATCGAGCAGAAATTGATTTATTTCAGGAAAATTTAACTTCTGTGCTAACCCAAACCAACAATTTTTCTGAACTTGACATACACAGCACCAATTTATTTGCAGAATCATTAGTTGCTTATTACGAAGGATGTTATCACCTCAGTAACCAACATTGGCGTTTAGCAGTAACTCCTTTACAACAAGCAGAGGTAGAAATTAAAGCTTCTCCTCAATGGTATGCAGAAATAGAAAAACTTTGCCAAAATCAGCGTCAAATCATCTCGCATTTTTACGAACATTTAGACTTTGCTCAGTTTTGGTGTAACTTAACCGGAAGCGAAACTGCGAGAAGTTATTTAGCTCAACTAAGAGTAGAACAAATTAAGCAAAAATTAACTAATCAAATTATTACACCTACTCAAGCTCTCAATGAATTAGCAGGATTAGCAAAATTAGTTCCCGATCATCCTACCATTACCGACGCGATCGCCAAAGTGGAATTTGCGCGAGAAGCCGAACAATTACATCAACTCATGAAAGTAAATAAATTCGAAGAAGCTGTTAAATTAGCTGCGAGATCTCATTATGAACAAATTCCCTATATTGTCGCCGAAATTTGCATTTCAATTTTAGTTAATGGTTCGCAAAACAATCATTTATCAGAAGAAGCAGTTCAGCAACTAGCAAATTGGGCTTACCAACTTTGTCCTCACGAACCAGCTTTTCAACAAGTTTATCGTCAATTTGGACTTTATTGTTAA
- a CDS encoding J domain-containing protein, with product MKQNRSVQNPYEILGVTPAASKAEIAKAFMMAMKLREYSPDAIAKARKSLMNARSRLLADYLRPILPAIVRFKRKDFSELEKPAPTLEFLPEFDGLDATLAQMQKVSDADRNLGITLFSADPIKRLPPSR from the coding sequence ATGAAGCAAAATCGATCGGTACAAAATCCCTATGAAATTTTAGGTGTAACACCAGCAGCATCAAAAGCAGAAATTGCCAAAGCTTTTATGATGGCGATGAAACTGCGTGAATATTCTCCAGATGCGATCGCCAAAGCCAGAAAAAGTTTAATGAATGCACGATCTCGCTTATTGGCTGATTATTTACGTCCGATTTTACCAGCGATCGTGCGTTTCAAGCGTAAAGATTTTTCCGAGTTGGAAAAACCTGCACCAACTCTCGAATTTTTACCCGAATTTGACGGTTTAGATGCAACTCTCGCACAAATGCAAAAAGTATCTGATGCCGATCGAAACTTGGGTATAACTTTATTTTCGGCTGATCCAATCAAAAGATTACCACCAAGCCGTTAA
- a CDS encoding nucleotide exchange factor GrpE: protein MKNEQIFYLSSSQRDEILQELGNLLKDKVSLQQTLQQEQEQTTAANEELFLELLDLFDTLEFLLDYLTENPEPNAQFLKRLPKTIEVVKKKLLLILERREVRAIDFQENKPDFTLCRVVDCEINNEIEEDMITKIVRKGFSLGDKILRPVEVITSKKED, encoded by the coding sequence ATGAAAAACGAACAAATTTTTTACTTAAGTAGTTCTCAACGAGACGAAATATTGCAAGAGTTAGGGAATCTGCTCAAAGACAAAGTTTCCCTACAACAAACCTTACAACAAGAACAGGAACAAACAACAGCAGCGAATGAAGAACTTTTTCTGGAATTACTCGATCTATTTGATACTTTGGAATTTTTACTTGATTACTTAACAGAGAATCCCGAACCTAATGCTCAGTTTCTCAAACGCTTACCAAAAACTATCGAAGTTGTTAAGAAAAAATTGTTACTTATTCTCGAACGTCGAGAAGTAAGAGCGATAGATTTTCAAGAAAATAAACCAGATTTCACTCTTTGTCGAGTAGTAGATTGCGAAATTAATAATGAGATCGAAGAAGATATGATTACGAAAATTGTGCGCAAAGGATTTAGTCTTGGTGATAAGATTTTACGTCCTGTAGAAGTGATTACCTCCAAAAAAGAGGATTGA
- a CDS encoding response regulator transcription factor: protein MPLLILVADDDAGIRLAISDYLEMSGYSAIAAEDGEEALALLETYHPHLLVADINMPRLDGYELVRQVRQRPEFRLLPVIFLTERGSTEERIRGYQVGCDLYLPKPFEMKELGAVIRSLLERSQVIQSELRFSKINTDRKKDPSAQPKTSSPTTIPLHSLDLTNREQEVLNLLTNGLSNIEIGGELHLSPRTIEKYVSSLLRKTDTNNRAELVRFALEHNLVD from the coding sequence ATGCCCTTATTAATCCTGGTTGCCGATGATGACGCAGGAATTCGTTTAGCCATCAGCGATTATCTCGAAATGTCTGGCTACTCGGCGATTGCTGCTGAGGATGGAGAAGAAGCCCTAGCTTTGCTAGAAACTTATCATCCTCATTTACTCGTTGCCGACATTAATATGCCGCGTCTGGATGGCTATGAATTGGTGCGGCAAGTTCGCCAGCGCCCAGAATTCCGGCTGTTACCTGTCATTTTCTTGACTGAAAGAGGAAGTACCGAAGAAAGAATTCGCGGTTATCAAGTAGGCTGCGACTTATATTTACCCAAACCCTTTGAAATGAAGGAATTGGGCGCAGTCATTCGCTCTCTGTTAGAGCGATCGCAGGTGATTCAATCTGAGTTACGCTTCTCTAAGATTAACACTGACAGGAAAAAAGATCCTTCGGCACAACCAAAAACTTCATCTCCAACGACAATTCCTCTCCATTCTCTCGATCTTACTAATCGAGAGCAAGAAGTTCTCAACTTACTTACTAACGGTCTTTCTAACATAGAAATTGGAGGAGAATTACATCTTAGTCCTCGTACCATCGAGAAATATGTCAGCAGTTTACTAAGAAAAACAGACACCAATAATCGGGCAGAGTTAGTACGCTTTGCCCTCGAACATAACTTAGTAGATTGA